From the genome of Dehalococcoidales bacterium:
ACTCTGAACACCAAAGGCTATCAGTCCGCCACCGGCCAGTAACGCCGTAATCCCTATGGGGATTGCTTCGGAAACCCAGAGTACCAATACCATGGCTAACAGGGCAAGGAAACTCTGCCCTCTGGGAGACAGGCCCTCAATTTCTGGTAACAGGAGTATTGTGATACAGACAAGCAGGGCCACACCAACCCAGATTAGTGTTCTTGTAGTTATACTGCTTGGCATTCTCAGTCTACCTGCCATAGTAAATAATAAATCTCCTTCTCTGTGAATTTAGAAACCCTGAGCTGTCGGCGACAGTTCTGCTTCGACCGTGTGCCTGTGCCTATTCCACCATCTCTGAAAACGTTAACTTTGTCAATACGTATTACTACGTAATTTGCTTGTATTCTCATGTTCTATCCATGGCCACACCATGCTATTCGGGTTGGATGCCGGGGTAAATAAGCACTCTCAGGGTACTCCCGGTGAAGACATATACGAACACCTGCTTTGATTTACAGGAGCCAGGGGGTTATATTGATGGTATTGTATAACCGGAAAAAGGAGGTTGAAGGGGATGGATTCTGCTCTTGAGGGCATCAGGGTAATTGACGTATCTCAGGTAGTGGCTGTACCAATGGGTGCCCGGCATCTGGGGGATTTTGGTGCAGACGTAATACATATCGAGCACCCTCAGCGGGGAGACTTCTGGCGAAGCCACCAGGCAGGACACGGGGGTGGTAATGGTGTCCCTTCTACAGTCAACTATAACTGGGAGGCCTTCAACCGAAACAAGAAAAG
Proteins encoded in this window:
- a CDS encoding SLC13 family permease, with the translated sequence MAGRLRMPSSITTRTLIWVGVALLVCITILLLPEIEGLSPRGQSFLALLAMVLVLWVSEAIPIGITALLAGGGLIAFGVQSAPNAWMPFSNAAVMYVLMLIMFGVIIEQVGLAKRILNFILRKGGTNVKRLSLLLAVSSTLLATIFHDAT